One Solanum lycopersicum chromosome 2, SLM_r2.1 genomic region harbors:
- the LOC101248828 gene encoding uncharacterized protein produces the protein MGAVTSSMAAKFAFFPPNPPSYGVVVEESTGKLKLTEVAAKENVDVLKLPTKKGTEIVAVYIRNPAATLTVLYSHGNAADLGQMYELFVELSHLLRVNLMGYDYSGYGRSTGKPSEQNTYADIEAAYRCLEETYGVKEEDVILYGQSVGSGPTLDLASRLSRLRAVVLHSPILSGLRVMYAVKRTYWFDIYKNIDKIPLVECPVLIIHGTADDVVDCSHGKQLFELSKQKYEPLWVKTGNHCDLELFPEYIIHLKKFISAIEKSTSFRNVSALSINQIDKPRSSTDCRPRSSTDQREKSRLSTEKREPRISTDQREKSRASIDRKEKSSKSVDLSDKANDNTEQQEKARKSIDRFGNMMRSAVLCNIDCFKPVGANV, from the exons ATGGGAGCGGTGACATCGTCCATGGCAGCAAAGTTTGCGTTTTTTCCGCCGAATCCGCCGTCGTATGGAGTGGTGGTGGAAGAATCGACGGGGAAATTGAAGTTGACTGAAGTGGCGGCGAAGGAAAACGTTGACGTATTGAAGCTACCGACGAAGAAGGGAACGGAGATTGTCGCGGTGTATATTAGGAATCCGGCGGCGACGCTGACGGTGCTTTACTCGCATGGCAACGCGGCTGATCTAGGTCAGATGTACGAGTTGTTTGTCGAACTAAGTCACCTTCTCCGGGTCAATTTGATGGG ATATGACTATTCAGGGTATGGGCGGTCCACCGGCAAG CCTAGTGAGCAGAATACTTACGCCGACATAGAAGCTGCATATAGATGTCTTGAAGAGACATATGGGGTGAAAGAGGAAGATGTCATACTATATGGACAGTCGGTTGGTAGTGGACCCACACTGGATCTGGCGTCGCGGTTGTCAAGATTGAGGGCAGTGGTTCTTCACAGCCCAATACTCTCCGGACTTCGTGTAATGTATGCAGTGAAGCGGACATATTGGTTTGACATATATAAG AATATTGACAAAATACCATTGGTTGAATGTCCTGTCCTCATTATTCAC GGCACTGCAGATGATGTAGTTGATTGCTCCCATGGCAAACAACTTTTTGAGCTATCTAAGCAGAAATATGAGCCTTTGTGGGTTAAAACTGGTAACCATTGTGATTTGGAGCTCTTCCCAGAGTACATAATACATCTGAAGAAGTTCATATCAGCTATTGAGAAATCAACTAGTTTTAGAAATGTATCTGCTCTTAGCATAAACCAAATAGATAAACCTCGAAGCAGTACAGATTGTAGACCCCGGTCGAGCACAGATCAGAGGGAGAAATCTAGGCTAAGCACAGAGAAGAGAGAGCCTAGAATAAGCACAGATCAAAGAGAAAAATCCAGAGCTAGCATAGACCGCAAGGAGAAGTCGAGCAAGAGTGTGGATCTCTCAGATAAGGCAAATGATAATACAGAACAACAAGAGAAAGCTAGAAAAAGCATTGATCG CTTTGGCAACATGATGAGATCTGCCGTATTGTGCAATATTGATTGCTTCAAGCCAGTGGGAGCAAATGTCTGA
- the LOC101248254 gene encoding protein GAST1 precursor, which produces MAGKMSIVLFVLLVVFLTQNQVSRANIMRDEQQQQQRNNQLYGVSEGRLHPQDCQPKCTYRCSKTSYKKPCMFFCQKCCAKCLCVPAGTYGNKQSCPCYNNWKTKRGGPKCP; this is translated from the exons ATGGCTGGGAAAATGAGCATTGTCTTGTTTGTTCTTTTGGTGGTTTTCCTGACTCAAAATCAG GTTTCAAGGGCCAACATTATGCGTGATgagcagcagcaacaacagaGAAATAACCAACTG TATGGTGTTAGTGAGGGAAGACTCCATCCTCAAG ATTGTCAACCAAAATGCACGTACCGGTGTTCAAAGACATCGTATAAGAAGCCGTGTATGTTTTTCTGCCAGAAATGCTGTGCAAAGTGTTTGTGTGTTCCTGCTGGTACCTATGGCAATAAGCAAAGTTGCCCTTGCTACAATAACTGGAAGACCAAAAGAGGTGGCCCAAAGTGCCCATGA
- the LOC101248533 gene encoding DNA-directed RNA polymerase 2B, chloroplastic/mitochondrial isoform X1 codes for MSCTKTPISLTIRFDQFTDLETNPYHISPIMWRNIVKQFSTRTPQKILLTSKNHAYSYLGFGLHSVFKDKRTLRSFIPVSCSNSGFLEMGFQNLGEFLPGDEFLRRPLLCAMKSQVSNNDICRKNYASVAEAVAVSSTDAEEDVSVVGEVQELLTELKKEEKKQFTFRRRKQRMLTSGIDRRKYPALMRRQVKIETQAWEQAAKEYRELLFDMCEQKLAPNLPYVKSLFLGWFEPLRDKIAQEQELCIQGKSKAAYSKYFHLLPADMMAVITMHKLMGLLMTGGEHGNVRVVQAALTIGDAIEQEVRIHKFLEKTEKHKAEKDRNMEDGEHATLEQKKLHKKVTSLMKKQKLRAVNQIVRSQDDSKPWGQDAKAKVGSRLIEFLLQTAYIQSPADQLAVDPPDIRPAFIHSTRTLAKETNASRRYGVIQCDELVFKGLERTARHMVIPYMPMLVPPVKWTGYDKGGHLYLPSYVMRTHGARQQREAVKRTSRNQLQPVFEALDTLGSTKWRINKRVLSVVDRIWAGGGRLADLVDRDDVPLPEEPDTEDEAVCTKWRWKVKSVKKENRERHSQRCDIELKLAVAHRMKDEEGFFYPHNVDFRGRAYPMHPHLNHLGSDICRGVLEFAAGRPLGKSGLRWLKIHLANLFAGGVDKLSLDGRIAFTESHLDDIFDSADKPLEGRCWWLNAEDPFQCLAVCINLSEAVRSSSPETVISHVPVHQDGSCNGLQHYAALGRDKLGAAAVNLVAGEKPADVYSGIAARVLDIMNRDAQRDPAEFPDAVRARVLVNQVDRKLVKQTVMTSVYGVTYIGARDQIKRRLKERGAIADDTELFGAACYAAKVTLTALGEMFEAARSIMTWLGECAKIIASENEPVRWTTPLGLPVVQPYRKIGRHFIKTSLQILTLQRETEKVMVKRQRTAFPPNFIHSLDGSHMMMTAVACRRAGLNFAGVHDSYWTHACDVDKLNRILREKFVELYETPILEKLLEGFQVSYPTLSFPPLPERGDFDLRDVIESPYFFN; via the exons ATGTCCTGCACTAAAACCCCTATTTCCCTAACCATCAGATTCGACCAATTCACTGATTTAGAAACAAACCCATATCATATTTCTCCTATTATGTGGCGAAACATAGTCAAACAGTTCTCTACAAGAACCCCGCAAAAGATTCTTCTTACCTCTAAGAATCATGCTTATAGTTATCTTGGTTTCGGCCTACATTCTGTTTTCAAGGATAAAAGAACATTAAGATCCTTTATCCCTGTTTCTTGTTCGAATAGTGGATTTCTTGAGATGGGGTTTCAGAATCTTGGTGAATTTCTTCCtggggatgagttcttgaggagACCCTTGTTGTGTGCTATGAAAAGTCAAGTGAGTAACAACGATATTTGTAGAAAGAACTATGCTAGTGTAGCTGAGGCTGTTGCAGTATCTTCCACTGATGCGGAGGAAGATGTGTCTGTGGTTGGTGAAGTTCAAGAATTGTTAACTGAattaaagaaagaagagaaaaaacagTTTACTTTTAGGCGGAGGAAGCAAAGGATGTTGACTAGTGGTATTGACCGCAGGAAGTATCCAGCACTTATGAGGAGGCAAGTCAAGATAGAGACACAGGCATGGGAACAAGCTGCAAAGGAGTACAGGGAGCTTTTGTTTGATATGTGTGAGCAAAAATTAGCACCCAATTTGCCATATGTAAAGTCATTGTTTTTGGGGTGGTTTGAGCCTTTGCGCGACAAGATAGCTCAAGAGCAGGAATTATGTATCCAAGGGAAGTCTAAAGCAGcgtattcaaaatattttcacctGTTACCTGCGGATATGATGGCGGTTATCACTATGCATAAGTTGATGGGATTGTTGATGACAGGGGGTGAACATGGTAATGTAAGAGTGGTACAAGCTGCGCTTACTATTGGTGATGCAATTGAGCAGGAG GTTAGAATACACAAGTTTTTAGAGAAAACAGAGAAGCATAAAGCCGAGAAAGATAGGAACATGGAAGACGGAGAACATGCCACTCTAGAAcaaaagaaattacacaagaAAGTCACGAGTCTAATGAAAAAACAGAAGTTACGTGCAGTGAACCAGATAGTGAGAAGTCAAGACGATTCAAAGCCCTGGGGCCAAGATGCTAAAGCAAAG GTTGGAAGCCGTTTAATTGAGTTCCTCCTACAGACAGCTTATATACAGTCTCCTGCTGATCAGTTAGCAGTTGATCCACCTGACATTCGACCTGCCTTTATACATAGTACTAGAACTTTAGCCAAAGAAACAAA TGCGAGCAGAAGATATGGTGTTATCCAATGTGATGAACTGGTTTTCAAAGGACTTGAAAGAACT GCCAGACACATGGTGATACCTTACATGCCAATGTTGGTGCCTCCTGTGAAGTGGACAGG TTATGACAAGGGTGGACACCTCTATCTGCCTTCGTATGTCATGCGGACACATGGAGCAAGACAACAACGTGAAGCAGTAAAGAGAACCTCCCGGAACCAGTTGCAACCAGTTTTTGAG GCTCTTGATACTCTGGGAAGTACCAAATGGAGGATAAACAAAAGGGTACTTTCTGTAGTTGATAGAATATGGGCTGGTGGTGGTCGTCTGGCTGATTTGGTGGACCGTGATGAT GTCCCTTTGCCAGAAGAACCAGATACGGAAGATGAGGCAGTATGCACGAAGTGGAGGTGGAAAGTAAAATCTGTCAAGAAAGAGAACAGAGAAAGACACTCACAACGATGTGACATCGAGCTGAAACTTGCT GTAGCGCATAGAATGAAAGATGAAGAAGGTTTCTTCTACCCGCACAATGTTGATTTCCGAGGTCGCGCTTACCCCATGCATCCACATTTAAACCATCTCGGTTCTGATATCTGTCGGGGTGTCCTGGAGTTTGCAGCAGGTCGTCCTCTTGGAAAATCAGGCTTGCGCTGGTTAAAGATACACCTTGCAAATTTATTTGCTGGTGGTGTGGATAAATTATCTCTTGATGGTAGAATAGCTTTTACTGAAAGTCACTTGGATGATATATTTGATTCTGCTGACAAACCGCTCGAAGGAAGGTGCTGGTGGTTGAATGCAGAGGATCCCTTTCAGTGCCTGGCCGTATGCATTAATCTTAGTGAAGCTGTCAGAAGTTCATCCCCAGAGACAGTTATTTCTCATGTTCCTGTACACCAG GATGGTTCCTGCAATGGTTTACAACATTATGCTGCCCTCGGAAGAGATAAG TTGGGAGCTGCTGCAGTCAATTTGGTTGCTGGAGAAAAACCTGCTGATGTTTACTCTGGCATAGCAGCTAG AGTCCTTGATATTATGAATAGAGATGCACAAAGAGATCCTGCAGAATTTCCAGATGCTGTTCGTGCAAGGGTTTTAGTTAATCAG GTTGACAGGAAATTGGTGAAGCAGACAGTGATGACATCAGTCTATGGGGTCACTTACATTGGGGCTCGTGATCAAATAAAGAGGAGGTTAAAGGAGCGTGGTGCAATTGCTGATGATACTGAACTATTTGGTGCTGCTTGCTATGCCGCAAAA GTCACATTAACTGCATTGGGGGAGATGTTTGAAGCGGCACGCAGCATCATGACTTGGCTTGGGGAATGTGCTAAG ATAATTGCTTCTGAAAATGAACCAGTCAGATGGACAACTCCTCTTGGGCTTCCAGTTGTTCAGCCTTACCGCAAAATTGGAAGACATTTT ATTAAGACTTCTCTTCAAATTTTGACTTTGCAACGGGAAACAGAAAAG GTAATGGTCAAGAGGCAAAGGACAGCTTTTCCGCCAAATTTCATTCACTCCCTTGATGGTTCACATATGATGATGACTGCAGTTGCATGCAGAAGGGCTGGCTTAAACTTTGCAG GTGTTCATGACTCGTATTGGACGCATGCGTGCGATGTTGATAAGTTGAACAGGATATTGAGAGAAAAGTTTGTAGAGCTTTATGAAACGCCAATTCTAGAGAAA TTGTTGGAGGGCTTCCAAGTTTCCTATCCTACACTGTCATTCCCCCCTTTGCCTGAACGTGGGGACTTTGATTTGAGAGATGTCATAGAATCTCCCTATTTCTTCAATTGA
- the LOC101248533 gene encoding DNA-directed RNA polymerase 2B, chloroplastic/mitochondrial isoform X2, with amino-acid sequence MSCTKTPISLTIRFDQFTDLETNPYHISPIMWRNIVKQFSTRTPQKILLTSKNHAYSYLGFGLHSVFKDKRTLRSFIPVSCSNSGFLEMGFQNLGEFLPGDEFLRRPLLCAMKSQVSNNDICRKNYASVAEAVAVSSTDAEEDVSVVGEVQELLTELKKEEKKQFTFRRRKQRMLTSGIDRRKYPALMRRQVKIETQAWEQAAKEYRELLFDMCEQKLAPNLPYVKSLFLGWFEPLRDKIAQEQELCIQGKSKAAYSKYFHLLPADMMAVITMHKLMGLLMTGGEHGNVRVVQAALTIGDAIEQEVRIHKFLEKTEKHKAEKDRNMEDGEHATLEQKKLHKKVTSLMKKQKLRAVNQIVRSQDDSKPWGQDAKAKVGSRLIEFLLQTAYIQSPADQLAVDPPDIRPAFIHSTRTLAKETKSASRRYGVIQCDELVFKGLERTARHMVIPYMPMLVPPVKWTGYDKGGHLYLPSYVMRTHGARQQREAVKRTSRNQLQPVFEALDTLGSTKWRINKRVLSVVDRIWAGGGRLADLVDRDDVPLPEEPDTEDEAVCTKWRWKVKSVKKENRERHSQRCDIELKLAVAHRMKDEEGFFYPHNVDFRGRAYPMHPHLNHLGSDICRGVLEFAAGRPLGKSGLRWLKIHLANLFAGGVDKLSLDGRIAFTESHLDDIFDSADKPLEGRCWWLNAEDPFQCLAVCINLSEAVRSSSPETVISHVPVHQDGSCNGLQHYAALGRDKLGAAAVNLVAGEKPADVYSGIAARVLDIMNRDAQRDPAEFPDAVRARVLVNQVDRKLVKQTVMTSVYGVTYIGARDQIKRRLKERGAIADDTELFGAACYAAKVTLTALGEMFEAARSIMTWLGECAKIIASENEPVRWTTPLGLPVVQPYRKIGRHFIKTSLQILTLQRETEKVMVKRQRTAFPPNFIHSLDGSHMMMTAVACRRAGLNFAGVHDSYWTHACDVDKLNRILREKFVELYETPILEKLLEGFQVSYPTLSFPPLPERGDFDLRDVIESPYFFN; translated from the exons ATGTCCTGCACTAAAACCCCTATTTCCCTAACCATCAGATTCGACCAATTCACTGATTTAGAAACAAACCCATATCATATTTCTCCTATTATGTGGCGAAACATAGTCAAACAGTTCTCTACAAGAACCCCGCAAAAGATTCTTCTTACCTCTAAGAATCATGCTTATAGTTATCTTGGTTTCGGCCTACATTCTGTTTTCAAGGATAAAAGAACATTAAGATCCTTTATCCCTGTTTCTTGTTCGAATAGTGGATTTCTTGAGATGGGGTTTCAGAATCTTGGTGAATTTCTTCCtggggatgagttcttgaggagACCCTTGTTGTGTGCTATGAAAAGTCAAGTGAGTAACAACGATATTTGTAGAAAGAACTATGCTAGTGTAGCTGAGGCTGTTGCAGTATCTTCCACTGATGCGGAGGAAGATGTGTCTGTGGTTGGTGAAGTTCAAGAATTGTTAACTGAattaaagaaagaagagaaaaaacagTTTACTTTTAGGCGGAGGAAGCAAAGGATGTTGACTAGTGGTATTGACCGCAGGAAGTATCCAGCACTTATGAGGAGGCAAGTCAAGATAGAGACACAGGCATGGGAACAAGCTGCAAAGGAGTACAGGGAGCTTTTGTTTGATATGTGTGAGCAAAAATTAGCACCCAATTTGCCATATGTAAAGTCATTGTTTTTGGGGTGGTTTGAGCCTTTGCGCGACAAGATAGCTCAAGAGCAGGAATTATGTATCCAAGGGAAGTCTAAAGCAGcgtattcaaaatattttcacctGTTACCTGCGGATATGATGGCGGTTATCACTATGCATAAGTTGATGGGATTGTTGATGACAGGGGGTGAACATGGTAATGTAAGAGTGGTACAAGCTGCGCTTACTATTGGTGATGCAATTGAGCAGGAG GTTAGAATACACAAGTTTTTAGAGAAAACAGAGAAGCATAAAGCCGAGAAAGATAGGAACATGGAAGACGGAGAACATGCCACTCTAGAAcaaaagaaattacacaagaAAGTCACGAGTCTAATGAAAAAACAGAAGTTACGTGCAGTGAACCAGATAGTGAGAAGTCAAGACGATTCAAAGCCCTGGGGCCAAGATGCTAAAGCAAAG GTTGGAAGCCGTTTAATTGAGTTCCTCCTACAGACAGCTTATATACAGTCTCCTGCTGATCAGTTAGCAGTTGATCCACCTGACATTCGACCTGCCTTTATACATAGTACTAGAACTTTAGCCAAAGAAACAAA AAGTGCGAGCAGAAGATATGGTGTTATCCAATGTGATGAACTGGTTTTCAAAGGACTTGAAAGAACT GCCAGACACATGGTGATACCTTACATGCCAATGTTGGTGCCTCCTGTGAAGTGGACAGG TTATGACAAGGGTGGACACCTCTATCTGCCTTCGTATGTCATGCGGACACATGGAGCAAGACAACAACGTGAAGCAGTAAAGAGAACCTCCCGGAACCAGTTGCAACCAGTTTTTGAG GCTCTTGATACTCTGGGAAGTACCAAATGGAGGATAAACAAAAGGGTACTTTCTGTAGTTGATAGAATATGGGCTGGTGGTGGTCGTCTGGCTGATTTGGTGGACCGTGATGAT GTCCCTTTGCCAGAAGAACCAGATACGGAAGATGAGGCAGTATGCACGAAGTGGAGGTGGAAAGTAAAATCTGTCAAGAAAGAGAACAGAGAAAGACACTCACAACGATGTGACATCGAGCTGAAACTTGCT GTAGCGCATAGAATGAAAGATGAAGAAGGTTTCTTCTACCCGCACAATGTTGATTTCCGAGGTCGCGCTTACCCCATGCATCCACATTTAAACCATCTCGGTTCTGATATCTGTCGGGGTGTCCTGGAGTTTGCAGCAGGTCGTCCTCTTGGAAAATCAGGCTTGCGCTGGTTAAAGATACACCTTGCAAATTTATTTGCTGGTGGTGTGGATAAATTATCTCTTGATGGTAGAATAGCTTTTACTGAAAGTCACTTGGATGATATATTTGATTCTGCTGACAAACCGCTCGAAGGAAGGTGCTGGTGGTTGAATGCAGAGGATCCCTTTCAGTGCCTGGCCGTATGCATTAATCTTAGTGAAGCTGTCAGAAGTTCATCCCCAGAGACAGTTATTTCTCATGTTCCTGTACACCAG GATGGTTCCTGCAATGGTTTACAACATTATGCTGCCCTCGGAAGAGATAAG TTGGGAGCTGCTGCAGTCAATTTGGTTGCTGGAGAAAAACCTGCTGATGTTTACTCTGGCATAGCAGCTAG AGTCCTTGATATTATGAATAGAGATGCACAAAGAGATCCTGCAGAATTTCCAGATGCTGTTCGTGCAAGGGTTTTAGTTAATCAG GTTGACAGGAAATTGGTGAAGCAGACAGTGATGACATCAGTCTATGGGGTCACTTACATTGGGGCTCGTGATCAAATAAAGAGGAGGTTAAAGGAGCGTGGTGCAATTGCTGATGATACTGAACTATTTGGTGCTGCTTGCTATGCCGCAAAA GTCACATTAACTGCATTGGGGGAGATGTTTGAAGCGGCACGCAGCATCATGACTTGGCTTGGGGAATGTGCTAAG ATAATTGCTTCTGAAAATGAACCAGTCAGATGGACAACTCCTCTTGGGCTTCCAGTTGTTCAGCCTTACCGCAAAATTGGAAGACATTTT ATTAAGACTTCTCTTCAAATTTTGACTTTGCAACGGGAAACAGAAAAG GTAATGGTCAAGAGGCAAAGGACAGCTTTTCCGCCAAATTTCATTCACTCCCTTGATGGTTCACATATGATGATGACTGCAGTTGCATGCAGAAGGGCTGGCTTAAACTTTGCAG GTGTTCATGACTCGTATTGGACGCATGCGTGCGATGTTGATAAGTTGAACAGGATATTGAGAGAAAAGTTTGTAGAGCTTTATGAAACGCCAATTCTAGAGAAA TTGTTGGAGGGCTTCCAAGTTTCCTATCCTACACTGTCATTCCCCCCTTTGCCTGAACGTGGGGACTTTGATTTGAGAGATGTCATAGAATCTCCCTATTTCTTCAATTGA
- the LOC101247975 gene encoding uncharacterized protein, with protein MTTDMNPPPPRNPKTAAVVTQEPHASNLDEVSTSNSTQTSMKPPLLSNSDSDSDSSKQFDQQKSQSQPFISQSDSEPTSDSEPTSVNAQKDSNLSLMKPPPPKFLSKSNSDKIGAEHEQSANSQDDSSSVSRSNDTNEDKKQEQRSAASVPYTIPTWSGRPCHRFYLEVLKDGSIIDKFDVHKKGAYMFGRVDLCDFVLEHPTISRFHAVLQFKGNGNAYVYDLGSTHGTFVNKKEVTKRVFVDLHVGDVLRFGQSSRLYIFQGPTDLMPPEADLKRVRQAKIREEMHDMESSLLRAKLEASRADGISWGMRDDAIEENEDEVDEITWQTYKGQLTEKQEKTREKVVKRLEKIAHMKKEIDAIRAKDISQGGLTQGQQTQIARNEQRISQIVEELENLEETLNESIRESLGARTGRTSNGKKKEPEEEEFSSEEDEFYDRTQKPSKRKVGENQSIETADSLLDKKDAIVREMEDKRKLFLDEKDGTGQESAVEAGDELDAYMSGLSSQLALEKEEKLHKELATLQTELDRVLYLLKIADPTGEAAKKRELKVQEPKTNMTKTVATAARQQPPPEQNKKDRAEPKVLMEKQDTIDANSSFSQETKKEIVADAAGGKNVVYIASKPQWLGAVDEKKKQEKVIERQTELQDNDQFVDYKDRNKVLVKPDATQLTADSGIESAAPGLIIRKRKQVEKSDVTEVKHSQESTGADLQAEDAVALLLKHSQRYHSTDDEVESSGGDVSHESQTRKEKKKKQKKVLGPDRPSFLKSEKDYNSWVPPEGQSGDGRTSLNDRLGY; from the exons ATGACGACTGACATGAACCCGCCGCCGCCCCGGAACCCTAAAACCGCCGCGGTTGTAACCCAGGAACCTCATGCTTCAAACTTAGATGAAGTTTCGACCTCAAACTCTACTCAAACTTCAATGAAACCCCCACTTCTAAGCAATTCGGATTCAGATTCGGATTCATCCAAACAATTCGATCAACAGAAGTCCCAATCACAACCTTTTATTTCTCAAAGTGATTCAGAACCTACTAGTGATTCAGAACCTACTAGTGTCAATGCCCAAAAAGACTCCAACTTGAGTTTAATGAAACCTCCACCTCCAAAATTCCTTAGCAAGTCGAACTCGGATAAAATTGGTGCTGAACATGAACAAAGTGCCAATTCTCAAGATGACTCCAGCTCTGTGTCCCGAAGTAACGACACCAATGAAGACAAAAAGCAAGAACAACGATCAGCTGCTTCGGTTCCGTACACGATTCCGACCTGGAGTGGGCGTCCGTGTCATCGGTTTTATCTTGAAGTGCTTAAAGATGGATCGATCATTGATAAATTTGATGT GCACAAGAAGGGGGCGTACATGTTTGGGCGTGTTgatctttgtgattttgttcTTGAACACCCGACCATCTCTCGCTTTCACGCTG TTTTACAGTTCAAGGGAAACGGCAATGCTTATGTTTATGACCTTGGTAGTACACACGGGACATTTGTTAATAAAAAAGAG GTGACAAAGAGAGTTTTTGTGGATCTCCATGTTGGTGATGTCCTTCGATTTGGACA ATCATCACGATTATACATATTTCAAGGACCAACTGACTTGATGCCACCG GAAGCTGACCTGAAGAGGGTAAGACAAGCGAAGATCCGGGAAGAGATGCATGACATGGAATCATCACTTCTCCGTGCAAAACTGGAAGCATCTCGTGCAGATGGGATCTCATGGGGAATGCGTGATGATGCTATTGAGGAGAACGAG GATGAAGTTGACGAAATAACTTGGCAAACTTACAAGGGACAGCTTACAGAGAAGCAGGAAAAAACACGTGAAAAAGTTGTGAAAAGACTTGAAAAG ATTGCTCATATGAAAAAAGAGATAGATGCTATTCGGGCCAAGGATATTTCTCAAGGTGGATTGACACAGGGACAACAAACTCAAATTGCTCGTAATGAACAGAGGATATCACAG ATAGTGGAAGAGCTTGAAAACTTGGAAGAGACTTTAAATGAGAGTATACGGGAAAGTCTTGGTGCACGCACTGGAAGGACATCCAATGGAAAGAAAAAGGAGCCTGAAGAAGAGGAGTTTTCAAG TGAGGAGGATGAATTCTATGATCGCACACAGAAGCCTTCAAAGAGAAAAGTTGGCGAAAATCAATCAATTGAGACAGCTGATTCTCTTCTTGATAAGAAGGATGCCATTGTCAGGGAAATGGAAGACAAGAGAAAATTATTTCTTGATGAAAAGGATGGTACAGGTCAGGAAAGTGCAGTTGAAGCTGGAGATGAACTAGATGCTTACATGTCTGGCCTTTCATCTCAGCTAG CTCTGGAGAAGGAGGAAAAGCTTCACAAGGAACTCGCTACTCTCCAGACGGAGTTGGACAGGGTACTTTACTTGCTTAAGATTGCTGATCCTACTGGTGAGGCTGCTAAAAAGAGGGAGCTGAAAGTACAAGAACCAAAGACCAATATGACCAAAACTGTTGCAACTGCTGCCCGTCAGCAGCCTCCACCCGAGCAGAACAAAAAAGATAGAGCAGAACCTAAGGTTTTAATGGAGAAACAGGATACTATTGATGCGAACTCTTCATTCAGTCAAGAAACAAAGAAGGAGATTGTGGCTGATGCAGCTGGTGGTAAAAATGTTGTGTACATTGCTAGTAAGCCCCAATGGCTTGGTGCtgtagatgaaaagaaaaaacaagagaaaGTTATTGAACGACAGACAGAACTGCAAGACAATGATCAATTTGTTGACTACAAAGACAGGAATAAAGTTTTGGTAAAACCAGATGCTACACAGTTGACTGCTGACTCTGGAATTGAAAGTGCAGCTCCTGGACTAATAATAAGGAAGCGCAAGCAAGTTGAGAAGTCTGATGTTACTGAAGTCAAACATTCTCAAGAATCCACTGGAGCTGATTTACAAGCAGAAGATGCGGTAGCTCTGCTGTTGAAACATTCTCAAAGATACCATAGTACTGATGATGAAGTGGAATCCAGCGGAGGTGATGTATCACATGAAAGTCAAACGaggaaggaaaagaaaaaaaagcaaaagaagGTTCTTGGTCCAGACAGACCATCATTTCTGAAGAGTGAGAAGGATTACAATTCTTGGGTTCCTCCTGAAG GGCAATCAGGTGACGGACGCACCTCACTGAATGATCGTCTTGGTTACTGA